The following proteins are encoded in a genomic region of Mobula hypostoma chromosome 23, sMobHyp1.1, whole genome shotgun sequence:
- the proca1 gene encoding uncharacterized protein proca1 isoform X1: MWPLLLALLWPSAHHLASCHRGAWEGAGRREAYYLTDGPYCAKWSAAPSVAKQLRFTQISDGAEMVKSMLQSNGRVLECSVTGDQVAVHSFMNDCTLRAADSPLTGRILLNQQWATGRAECLRLLQLQRAANLGHSQGDVVPRRLPREARSNEEAVLRRRKRGFTYPGTLWCGAGNNAKSYDHLGQFSETDKCCREHDHCSHVIYPFSYSYGHRNFRLHTMSHCDCDTELKQCLRRVNDTSSRIVGQAFFNVLEVPCFDLAYKEQCVERYWYGWCKRYDHILVAVPRKSVLFDYGGDLIDKPTMEPKSDSIFPATLPWTSSGPSVTATPGAAKPEATSQQSTLGQVLNAAEDLLKVMATVTQSSVHSNVPGTASSSANEKTDILLDKAKQKKKKRRKGKKRRKGKGKKKNRKGKLGHKGSKATNAIEKKIQNKEYFIEIEKTGSSNELDRHLFDNSLDSMISRDIFNNMMNDESHRVDSYTQLHKTSTETVPKPNQRFQHHRMEDDTPLSVTQNSSAEFYRENLTAKLWHEPVGGHQSYTEGTFTLAPTEQNPNSHSFKKEISVLTVITPRQEETTTPSVTHTVPRQVAINSTLKPNHLVPPIGNVIKKPRPKKGRRRHNLKSRQKRKMTIPTAPGKVIGGDVET, from the exons ATGTGGCCGCTTCTCCTGGCTCTGCTCTGGCCCTCGGCTCATCACTTGGCCAGCTGCCATCGGGGCGCCTGGGAGGGGGCAGGACGGCGGGAGGCTTACTACCTGACGGACGGCCCCTACTGTGCTAAGTGGTCCGCTGCCCCGAGCGTTGCAAAGCAATTGAGGTTTACCCAGATCAGCGACGGCGCCGAGATGGTTAAATCCATGTTGCAGAGCAACGGCCGGGTCCTGGAGTGCTCTGTCACAGGAGATCAGGTTGCAGTCCATTCCTTTATGAACGACTGCACGCTGCGGGCGGCGGACTCCCCCTTAACTGGGCGGATTCTCCTGAACCAGCAGTGGGCGACCGGTAGAGCCGAGTGCCTGAGGCTGCTGCAGCTGCAAAGAGCCGCGAACTTGGGTCATTCCCAAGGAGACGTCGTTCCACGCCGGTTGCCTCGGGAGGCTCGATCCAATGAGGAAGCCGTTCTCCGCAGGAGGAAAAGAGGTTTCACTTACCCCGGGACCCTGTGGTGTGGGGCAGGCAATAATGCTAAGAGCTATGACCATTTGG gcCAGTTTTCTGAGACGGACAAGTGTTGCCGAGAACATGACCACTGTTCTCACGTGATATACCCTTTCTCTTATTCCTACGGTCACAGGAACTTCAGGCTGCACACCATGAGCCACTGTGACTGCGATACTGA GTTAAAGCAATGCTTGAGAAGAGTCAATGACACATCATCCCGGATTGTAGGTCAGGCCTTCTTCAATGTGTTAGAGGTACCTTGCTTTGACTTGGCCTACAAGGAGCAGTGTGTGGAACGGTATTGGTATGGCTG GTGCAAGAGGTACGATCATATTCTTGTTGCTGTACCTAGAAAGTCTGTGCTGTTTGATTACGGAGGAGATCTGATTGATAAGCCAACAATGGAGCCGAAATCCGATTCCATTTTCCCAGCAACCTTGCCTTGGACGAGCAGCGGTCCATCAGTTACAGCCACTCCAGGCGCCGCTAAACCAGAAGCTACAAGTCAACAATCAACCCTCGGCCAAGTACTCAATGCGGCGGAAGACCTCCTTAAAGTCATGGCGACTGTCACTCAGAGCTCAGTCCACAGCAATGTGCCTGGGACTGCAAGCAGTTCTGCAAATGAGAAGACTGACATTTTGTTGGACAAAGCCaagcagaagaagaagaaaagaaggaaaggcaaaaagagaagaaaggggaaagggaagaagaagaacCGTAAAgggaaacttggtcacaaaggCAGCAAGGCAACAAATGCTATTGAAAAGAAAATTCAGAACAAGGAATATTTCATTGAGATTGAGAAGACAGGAAGCAGTAATGAACTTGACCGACATCTATTTGATAATTCTTTGGATTCAATGATAAGTAGAGATATATTTAATAACATGATGAATGATGAATCCCACAGAGTAGATAGCTACACACAACTGCACAAGACATCTACTGAGACAGTGCCCAAACCTAATCAGAGATTTCAGCATCACAGAATGGAAGATGATACTCCTCTCTCGGTGACACAGAACTCTTCAGCTGAATTCTATAGAGAAAATCTGACTGCCAAATTATGGCACGAGCCAGTTGGTGGGCATCAGTCCTACACAGAAGGAACATTCACCTTGGCGCCTACTGAACAAAACCCCAATTCCCACTCCTTCAAAAAAGAAATTTCTGTTTTAACAGTGATTACACCTCGACAAGAGGAGACAACAACCCCATCAGTTACCCACACAGTGCCCAGACaggtggcaataaattctacgTTGAAACCAAACCACTTAGTTCCCCCAATTGGCAATGTAATCAAGAAACCACGGCCTAAAAAGGGCAGGAGAAGACACAATTTAAAATCTCGGCAAAAAAGAAAGATGACTATACCAACAGCACCTGGCAAGGTTATTGGTGGAGATGTTGAAACGTAG
- the proca1 gene encoding uncharacterized protein proca1 isoform X2, translating into MWPLLLALLWPSAHHLASCHRGAWEGAGRREAYYLTDGPYCAKWSAAPSVAKQLRFTQISDGAEMVKSMLQSNGRVLECSVTGDQVAVHSFMNDCTLRAADSPLTGRILLNQQWATGRAECLRLLQLQRAANLGHSQGDVVPRRLPREARSNEEAVLRRRKRGQFSETDKCCREHDHCSHVIYPFSYSYGHRNFRLHTMSHCDCDTELKQCLRRVNDTSSRIVGQAFFNVLEVPCFDLAYKEQCVERYWYGWCKRYDHILVAVPRKSVLFDYGGDLIDKPTMEPKSDSIFPATLPWTSSGPSVTATPGAAKPEATSQQSTLGQVLNAAEDLLKVMATVTQSSVHSNVPGTASSSANEKTDILLDKAKQKKKKRRKGKKRRKGKGKKKNRKGKLGHKGSKATNAIEKKIQNKEYFIEIEKTGSSNELDRHLFDNSLDSMISRDIFNNMMNDESHRVDSYTQLHKTSTETVPKPNQRFQHHRMEDDTPLSVTQNSSAEFYRENLTAKLWHEPVGGHQSYTEGTFTLAPTEQNPNSHSFKKEISVLTVITPRQEETTTPSVTHTVPRQVAINSTLKPNHLVPPIGNVIKKPRPKKGRRRHNLKSRQKRKMTIPTAPGKVIGGDVET; encoded by the exons ATGTGGCCGCTTCTCCTGGCTCTGCTCTGGCCCTCGGCTCATCACTTGGCCAGCTGCCATCGGGGCGCCTGGGAGGGGGCAGGACGGCGGGAGGCTTACTACCTGACGGACGGCCCCTACTGTGCTAAGTGGTCCGCTGCCCCGAGCGTTGCAAAGCAATTGAGGTTTACCCAGATCAGCGACGGCGCCGAGATGGTTAAATCCATGTTGCAGAGCAACGGCCGGGTCCTGGAGTGCTCTGTCACAGGAGATCAGGTTGCAGTCCATTCCTTTATGAACGACTGCACGCTGCGGGCGGCGGACTCCCCCTTAACTGGGCGGATTCTCCTGAACCAGCAGTGGGCGACCGGTAGAGCCGAGTGCCTGAGGCTGCTGCAGCTGCAAAGAGCCGCGAACTTGGGTCATTCCCAAGGAGACGTCGTTCCACGCCGGTTGCCTCGGGAGGCTCGATCCAATGAGGAAGCCGTTCTCCGCAGGAGGAAAAGAG gcCAGTTTTCTGAGACGGACAAGTGTTGCCGAGAACATGACCACTGTTCTCACGTGATATACCCTTTCTCTTATTCCTACGGTCACAGGAACTTCAGGCTGCACACCATGAGCCACTGTGACTGCGATACTGA GTTAAAGCAATGCTTGAGAAGAGTCAATGACACATCATCCCGGATTGTAGGTCAGGCCTTCTTCAATGTGTTAGAGGTACCTTGCTTTGACTTGGCCTACAAGGAGCAGTGTGTGGAACGGTATTGGTATGGCTG GTGCAAGAGGTACGATCATATTCTTGTTGCTGTACCTAGAAAGTCTGTGCTGTTTGATTACGGAGGAGATCTGATTGATAAGCCAACAATGGAGCCGAAATCCGATTCCATTTTCCCAGCAACCTTGCCTTGGACGAGCAGCGGTCCATCAGTTACAGCCACTCCAGGCGCCGCTAAACCAGAAGCTACAAGTCAACAATCAACCCTCGGCCAAGTACTCAATGCGGCGGAAGACCTCCTTAAAGTCATGGCGACTGTCACTCAGAGCTCAGTCCACAGCAATGTGCCTGGGACTGCAAGCAGTTCTGCAAATGAGAAGACTGACATTTTGTTGGACAAAGCCaagcagaagaagaagaaaagaaggaaaggcaaaaagagaagaaaggggaaagggaagaagaagaacCGTAAAgggaaacttggtcacaaaggCAGCAAGGCAACAAATGCTATTGAAAAGAAAATTCAGAACAAGGAATATTTCATTGAGATTGAGAAGACAGGAAGCAGTAATGAACTTGACCGACATCTATTTGATAATTCTTTGGATTCAATGATAAGTAGAGATATATTTAATAACATGATGAATGATGAATCCCACAGAGTAGATAGCTACACACAACTGCACAAGACATCTACTGAGACAGTGCCCAAACCTAATCAGAGATTTCAGCATCACAGAATGGAAGATGATACTCCTCTCTCGGTGACACAGAACTCTTCAGCTGAATTCTATAGAGAAAATCTGACTGCCAAATTATGGCACGAGCCAGTTGGTGGGCATCAGTCCTACACAGAAGGAACATTCACCTTGGCGCCTACTGAACAAAACCCCAATTCCCACTCCTTCAAAAAAGAAATTTCTGTTTTAACAGTGATTACACCTCGACAAGAGGAGACAACAACCCCATCAGTTACCCACACAGTGCCCAGACaggtggcaataaattctacgTTGAAACCAAACCACTTAGTTCCCCCAATTGGCAATGTAATCAAGAAACCACGGCCTAAAAAGGGCAGGAGAAGACACAATTTAAAATCTCGGCAAAAAAGAAAGATGACTATACCAACAGCACCTGGCAAGGTTATTGGTGGAGATGTTGAAACGTAG